One window from the genome of Vanessa tameamea isolate UH-Manoa-2023 chromosome 13, ilVanTame1 primary haplotype, whole genome shotgun sequence encodes:
- the Mhc gene encoding myosin heavy chain, muscle isoform X39: MPKPQVQEGEDPDPTPYLFVSLEQKRIDQSKPYDGKKACWVPDEKEGFVQGEIKATKGDLVTVNLPGGEEKTLKKELLSQVNPPKFEKVEDMADLTYLNEAAVLHNLRQRYYAKLIYTYSGLFCVAINPYKRFPVYTFRCAKLYRGKRRSEVPPHIFAISDGAYVNMLTNHENQSMLITGESGAGKTENTKKVIAYFATVGAAQKKDPTQDKKGSLEDQVVQTNPVLEAFGNAKTVRNDNSSRFGKFIRIHFGPSGKLAGADIETYLLEKARVISQQALERSYHIFYQMMSGSVSGLKDMCLLSNDIYDYYIVSQGKTTIPNVDDGEECLLTDQAFDILGFTQEEKDNVYKITAAVMHMGCMKFKQRGREEQAEADGTEDGEKVAKLLGVDCPDLYKNLLKPRIKVGNEFVTQGRNKDQVTNSVGALCKGMFDRLFKWLVKKCNETLDTKQKRQHFIGVLDIAGFEIFDYNGFEQLCINFTNEKLQQFFNHHMFVLEQEEYKKEGINWTFIDFGMDLLACIDLIEKPMGILSILEEESMFPKATDQTFVEKLNNNHLGKSAPYLKPKPPKPGCQAAHFAIGHYAGNVGYNITGWLEKNKDPLNDTVVDQFKKGANKLLVEIFADHPGQSGDAGAGGGGKGGRGKKGGGFATVSSAYREQLNNLMTTLRSTQPHFVRCIIPNELKQAGLIDSHLVMHQLTCNGVLEGIRICRKGFPNRMVYPDFKLRYKILCPNLLKEPITAEKATEKILEHTGLDSESFRLGKTKVFFRAGVLGQMEELRDDRLSKIVSWLQAYIRGYLSRKDFKKLQEQRLALQVVQRNLRKYLQLRTWPWWKLWQRVKPLLNVTRVEDEIAKLEEKAQKAQEAFEKEEKLRKEVEALNSKLLEEKQALLASLEGEKGSLSETQERANKLQAQKADLEGQLRDTQDRLTQEEDARNQLFQAKKKLEQEISGLKKDVEDLELNIQKSEQDKATKDHQIRNLNDEIAHQDELINKLNKEKKLQGESNQKTSEELQAAEDKVNHLNKVKQKLEQTLDELEDSLEREKKLRGDVEKQRRKVEGDLKLTQEAVSDLERNKKELEQTIQRKDKEISSLTAKLEDEQSLVSKVQKQIKELQARIEELEEEVESERQARAKAEKQRADLARELEELGERLEEAGGATSAQIELNKKREAELSKLRRDLEEANIQHESTLANLRKKHNDAVAEMGEQLDQLNKLKAKAEHDRASCYNELNNTRAAIDQVAREKAAQEKIVKQLQHQLNEVQGKADESNRTLNDLDAAKKKLSIENSDLLRQLEEAESQVSQLSKIKVSLTTQLEDTKRLADEEARERATLLGKFRNLEHDLDNIREQVEEEAEGKADLQRQLSKANAEAQLWRSKYESEGVARSEELEEAKRKLQARLAEAEETIESLNQKVVALEKTKQRLSTEVEDLQLEVDRATAIANAAEKKQKAFDKIIGEWKLKVDDLAAELDASQKECRNYSTELFRLKGAYEEGQEQLEAVRRENKNLADEVKDLLDQIGEGGRNIHEIEKARKRLEAEKDELQAALEEAEAALEQEENKVLRAQLELSQVRQEIDRRIQEKEEEFENTRKNHQRALDSMQASLEAEAKGKAEALRMKKKLEADINELEIALDHANKANAEAQKNIKRYQAQIKDLQTALEEEQRARDDAREQLGISERRANALQNELEESRTLLEQADRARRQAEQELGDAHEQLNELSAQSASLSAAKRKLESELQTLHSDLDELLNEAKNSEEKAKKAMVDAARLADELRAEQEHAQTQEKLRKALEQQIKELQVRLDEAEANALKGGKKAIQKLEQRVRELENELDGEQRRHADAQKNLRKAERRIKELTFQAEEDRKNHERMQDLVDKLQQKIKTYKRQIEEAEEIAALNLAKFRKAQQELEEAEERADLAEQAISKFRGKGRAGSAARGVSPAPQRTRPAFDGFGTFPPRFDLAPENDF, translated from the exons ATGCCGAAGCCACAAGTACAAGAGGGCGAGGACCCCGATCCGACCCCATACCTGTTCGTCTCTCTCGAACAAAAGCGTATCGACCAGAGCAAGCCCTACGATGGCAAGAAGGCTTGCTGGGTTCCAGACGAAAAAGAGGGCTTCGTGCAGGGTGAAATTAAGGCCACCAAGGGCGACCTGGTGACCGTTAACCTTCCCGGAGGCGAG GAGAAGACATTAAAAAAGGAACTCCTCTCACAAGTAAACCCGCCGAAATTCGAGAAAGTCGAAGACATGGCTGACCTGACGTACCTTAACGAGGCTGCCGTACTTCACAATCTTCGACAACGATACTATGCGAaacttatatat ACGTACTCGGGTCTCTTCTGTGTCGCCATCAACCCTTACAAGAGATTCCCCGTGTACACGTTCCGATGTGCCAAGCTTTACCGAGGCAAGCGTCGTTCGGAAGTGCCACCCCACATTTTCGCCATTTCCGACGGCGCCTACGTCAACATGTTGACCAACCACGAGAATCAATCTATGTTGATTAC CGGTGAGTCTGGTGCCGGAAAGACTGAGAACACGAAGAAGGTAATTGCTTACTTCGCCACCGTTGGTGCAGCGCAAAAGAAGGACCCTACCCAGGACAAGAAGGGATCCCTGGAAGACCAGGTCGTCCAAACTAACCCTGTGCTTGAAGCCTTCGGTAACGCCAAGACTGTGCGTAACGACAACTCCTCCCGTTTC GGTAAATTCATCCGTATTCACTTCGGCCCCTCTGGAAAACTGGCTGGTGCTGACATTGAGACCT ACCTGCTCGAGAAGGCTCGTGTAATTTCCCAGCAAGCCCTTGAGCGTTCTTACCACATCTTCTACCAGATGATGTCTGGTTCCGTAAGCGGTCTTAAAG ACATGTGTCTGCTGTCAAACGAcatatatgattattacatcGTATCGCAAGGAAAAACTACAATCCCAAACGTAGATGATGGCGAGGAATGTCTTTTGACCGAT CAAGCCTTCGACATTCTTGGTTTCACTCAAGAAGAGAAGGACAATGTTTACAAGATCACCGCCGCTGTAATGCACATGGGTTGTATGAAGTTCAAGCAGAGGGGTCGTGAAGAACAGGCTGAAGCTGATGGCACTGAG gaTGGTGAAAAGGTTGCCAAGCTGCTCGGCGTTGACTGCCCGGACCTGTACAAGAACTTACTGAAGCCCCGCATCAAGGTCGGAAACGAGTTCGTGACCCAGGGTCGTAACAAGGACCAAGTCACCAACTCCGTCGGTGCTCTTTGTAAGGGCATGTTCGATCGTCTCTTCAAGTGGCTCGTCAAGAAGTGTAACGAAACCCTAGACACCAAACAGAAGAGACAGCACTTCATCGGTGTACTGGATATTGCTGGTTTCGAAATCTTCGAC tacaacGGTTTCGAGCAACTCTGCATTAACTTCACAAACGAGAAGCTCCAGCAATTCTTTAACCATCACATGTTCGTACTCGAACAAGAGGAATACAAGAAAGAGGGCATCAACTGGACTTTCATCGATTTCGGAATGGACTTGTTAGCTTGTATCGATTTGATCGAGAAG CCTATGGGTATCCTCTCAATTCTTGAGGAAGAGTCTATGTTCCCGAAAGCTACCGACCAGACATTCGTTGAGAAGTTGAACAACAACCACTTGGGTAAATCTGCTCCTTACCTGAAGCCTAAACCCCCCAAGCCTGGTTGCCAAGCCGCTCACTTCGCTATTGGTCACTACGCCGGTAAT GTCGGTTACAACATCACCGGATGGCTGGAAAAGAACAAGGACCCTCTTAACGACACTGTCGTTGACCAGTTCAAGAAGGGTGCCAACAAACTGTTGGTGGAAATTTTCGCTGACCATCCTGGCCAGTCTGGTGATGCTGGTGCTGGTGGTGGCGGCAAGG GAGGTCGCGGTAAGAAGGGAGGTGGTTTTGCTACTGTCTCCTCTGCCTACAGg GAACAACTTAACAATTTGATGACAACGCTGAGGTCCACTCAACCTCACTTCGTGCGTTGTATCATTCCCAATGAATTGAAACAGGCTG GTCTCATCGACTCTCACCTTGTGATGCACCAGCTCACCTGTAACGGTGTGCTTGAAGGCATCCGTATTTGCCGTAAAGGTTTCCCCAACAGGATGGTCTACCCTGACTTCAAGCTCCG ATACAAAATTCTGTGCCCGAACCTGCTCAAAGAGCCAATAACAGCAGAAAAAGCCACAGAAAAAATTCTTGAACATACCGGCTTGGATTCTGAATCCTTCAGGCTCGGAAAGACTAAG GTATTCTTCCGCGCTGGTGTTCTGGGTCAGATGGAAGAGTTGCGTGACGACAGACTGTCTAAGATCGTATCTTGGCTCCAGGCCTACATCCGCGGTTACCTTTCCCGTAAGGACTTCAAGAAGTTGCAGGAACAGag ATTGGCTCTCCAAGTTGTCCAACGCAACTTGCGCAAGTACTTGCAGCTCCGCACCTGGCCATGGTGGAAACTGTGGCAGAGGGTCAAGCCCCTCCTCAACGTCACCCGCGTCGAGGATGAGATCGCG AAACTGGAGGAGAAGGCTCAAAAGGCCCAGGAGGCTTTTGAGAAGGAAGAGAAGCTCCGCAAGGAGGTCGAGGCCCTCAACTCTAAACTGCTTGAGGAGAAGCAGGCCCTACTTGCTTCTCTCGAGGGAGAGAAGGGTTCTCTCTCTGAAACCCAGGAGCGTGCCAACAAACTCCAAGCACAGAAGGCTGATCTCGAGGGTCAACTTAGg GACACACAAGACCGTCTCACCCAGGAGGAGGATGCCCGCAACCAGCTATTCCAAGCCAAGAAGAAGTTGGAACAGGAAATCTCTGGCCTGAAGAAAGATGTAGAAGACCTCGAACTTAACATCCAGAAGTCTGAACAAGACAAGGCTACCAAAGACCACCAAATCCGCAACTTAAACGATGAAATCGCCCACCAGGACGAGCTCATTAACAAACTCAACAAGGAAAAGAAACTTCAAGGAGAATCTAACCAGAAGACCTCTGAGGAGCTGCAAGCCGCCGAAGACAAGGTTAACCACCTTAACAAGGTCAAGCAGAAGCTCGAGCAGACCCTTGATGAGCTCGAAGACTCATTGGAGCGTGAAAAGAAACTGCGTGGTGATGTTGAGAAGCAGAGGAGGAAGGTTGAAGGCGACCTTAAACTTACCCAGGAAGCCGTCTCTGACCTCGAACGCAACAAAAAGGAACTCGAACAAACTATTCAGCGCAAGGACAAGGAAATCTCATCTCTCACTGCCAAGCTCGAAGACGAACAATCTTTGGTCAGCAAGGTCCAGAAACAGATCAAGGAACTGCAAGCCCGCATCGAGGAACTGGAAGAAGAAGTCGAATCCGAACGCCAGGCCCGTGCTAAGGCTGAGAAGCAGCGCGCTGATCTCGCTCGTGAACTCGAAGAGTTGGGTGAACGTCTCGAGGAAGCCGGTGGTGCCACCTCTGCCCAAATTGAACTCAACAAGAAGCGTGAGGCTGAGCTCAGCAAGCTCCGTCGTGACTTGGAGGAGGCTAACATTCAGCACGAGTCCACCCTCGCCAACCTCCGCAAGAAGCACAACGATGCCGTTGCGGAAATGGGTGAGCAGCTCGACCAGCTCAACAAGCTTAAGGCTAA GGCTGAACATGATCGTGCATCTTGCTACAACGAGCTTAACAACACACGTGCAGCCATTGACCAAGTTGCAAGGGAAAAG GCTGCTCAAGAAAAGATCGTCAAGCAACTTCAACACCAGCTCAACGAGGTTCAAGGCAAGGCTGATGAATCCAACCGCACCCTCAACGACCTGGATGCCGCTAAGAAGAAGTTGTCGATTGAGAACTCCGACCTGCTCCGCCAGTTGGAGGAGGCTGAGTCCCAGGTGTCGCAGCTCTCCAAGATTAAGGTGTCGCTCACCACACAGTTGGAGGACACCAAGAGGCTCGCTGACGAAGAGGCCAGG GAACGCGCTACTTTGCTCGGCAAGTTCCGCAACCTCGAACACGATTTGGACAACATCCGCGAGCAAGTGGAAGAGGAAGCCGAAGGCAAGGCTGACCTACAGCGTCAACTGTCCAAGGCTAACGCTGAAGCTCAACTCTGGCGCTCCAAGTACGAGTCCGAAGGTGTTGCTCGCTCCGAGGAACTCGAAGAAGCCAAGCGCAAACTTCAAGCCCGTCTCGCCGAAGCCGAAGAAACTATCGAGTCTCTCAACCAGAAGGTTGTTGCTCTCGAGAAGACCAAGCAGCGTCTTTCCACCGAAGTCGAGGACTTGCAACTCGAGGTTGACCGTGCCACTGCCATCGCTAACGCTGCTGAGAAAAAACAGAAGGCGTTCGATAAGATCATTGGTGAATGGAAACTCAAGGTCGATGACCTTGCTGCTGAACTTGACGCCAGCCAAAAGGAATGCCGTAACTACTCTACCGAATTATTCCGCCTTAAGGGTGCCTACGAGGAAGGTCAGGAACAACTCGAGGCCGTACGCCGTGAAAACAAGAACCTCGCTGATGAAGTCAAGGATCTCCTTGACCAGATTGGCGAAGGTGGCCGCAACATCCATGAAATCGAGAAGGCCAGGAAGCGTCTTGAAGCCGAAAAGGACGAACTCCAAGCTGCTCTCGAGGAAGCCGAAGCAGCTCTTGAACAAGAAGAGAACAAGGTTCTGCGCGCTCAACTCGAGCTGTCTCAAGTCAGACAGGAGATCGACAGGAGGATCCAGGAGAAGGAAGAAGAATTCGAAAACACCCGCAAGAACCACCAACGTGCCTTGGACTCTATGCAAGCTTCCCTTGAAGCAGAGGCTAAGGGCAAGGCTGAGGCCCTGCGCATGAAGAAGAAGTTGGAGGCTGACATCAACGAGCTCGAGATCGCCCTCGACCACGCCAACAAAGCTAACGCTGAAGCCCAGAAGAACATTAAACGTTACCAGGCACAGATCAAGGACCTCCAAACTGCCTTGGAAGAAGAACAGCGTGCTCGTGATGATGCCCGCGAACAGCTTGGAATCTCAGAGCGTCGTGCAAATGCCCTCCAAAATGAGCTCGAAGAATCGCGTACGCTTCTTGAACAAGCCGACCGTGCCCGCCGCCAAGCTGAACAAGAACTTGGTGATGCCCACGAACAGCTCAACGAACTTTCTGCTCAAAGCGCTTCCCTCTCTGCTGCTAAGAGGAAACTCGAGTCCGAGCTCCAGACCCTGCACTCTGACCTTGATGAACTCCTTAACGAGGCTAAGAACTCCGAGGAGAAGGCAAAGAAGGCCATGGTTGATGCTGCCAGGCTTGCCGACGAACTCCGTGCTGAGCAAGAACACGCCCAGACACAGGAGAAACTTCGCAAGGCACTTGAACAGCAGATCAAGGAATTGCAAGTCAGGCTTGACGAAGCTGAAGCTAACGCGCTCAAGGGAGGCAAGAAGGCCATCCAGAAACTTGAACAAAGAGTCAGGGAGCTTGAAAACGAGCTCGACGGTGAACAGAGGAGGCACGCTGATGCACAGAAGAACCTGCGCAAGGCTGAGAGACGCATCAAGGAATTAACCTTCCAGGCTGAAGAAGACCGCAAGAACCACGAACGTATGCAGGACCTGGTTGACAAACTGCAGCAGAAGATCAAGACCTACAAGAGGCAGATCGAAGAAGCCGAAGAGATCGCCGCCCTTAACTTGGCTAAGTTCCGTAAGGCACAGCAGGAATTGGAAGAAGCTGAAGAAAGGGCAGACCTTGCCGAGCAAGCTATCAGCAAATTCCGTGGCAAGGGACGCGCGGGATCAGCTGCGAGAGGAGTCAGTCCGGCG CCCCAACGTACGCGCCCCGCCTTTGACGGTTTCGGCACCTTCCCACCAAGGTTCGACCTGGCGCCCGAAAACGATTTCTAA